Proteins from a genomic interval of Bradyrhizobium sp. CCGB01:
- a CDS encoding ABC transporter permease, with product MAFYVVQFLTGLASAASLFLVASGLSIIFGVTRIVNFAHGAFYMIGAYIAFTLTERLSGALGFWGAIVMAAFAVALIGVIVEMVLLRRIYHAPELFQLLATFGLTLMVEDLVVLIWGPDDLVGRRAPGFKGAIDFFGQNIPSYDLFLIVLGPVVLGILWLLFQRTRWGVLVRAATQDRDMVAALGVNQKWLFTSVFAVGVFLAALGGALQIPRDAVHHAMDLRIIVEVFVVVVIGGLGSIVGAFVAAVLVSELNAFGILIFPKISIILVFLVMAVVLIVRPWGLFGKPEAAARKTPGLSVNPWRPLTSNERLAALAALVIAATLPLFAGNYVLTVGSEIAIFVIFAVSLHFLMSVGGLASFGHAAYFGLGAYGVAFLAKMAGLPMIVCLLLGPLLGCMGAAVFGFFAVQLSGVYFAMLTLAFAQIVWSIAFQWVSVTGGDNGILGVWPSSWAASPSHFYWLALGVAALVTIALRAMVFSPFGYALRATRDSLLRSEAVGINAKRIQWTAFVIAGTTAGIGGALFAYLKGSVFPDNLGISLSVDALVMVLLGGVETVSGAVIGAIVYKALNIWLVSQTDLSKLVLGGFIVLIVVVFPKGIVGTLEMLAQRRRKASPPGSSLLAKPIESAE from the coding sequence ATGGCCTTTTATGTCGTACAGTTTCTGACCGGTCTCGCCAGCGCAGCGTCGCTGTTCCTGGTGGCGTCGGGCCTGTCGATCATCTTTGGCGTGACGCGGATCGTGAATTTCGCGCATGGCGCCTTCTACATGATCGGCGCCTACATCGCCTTCACGCTCACCGAGCGTCTCTCGGGTGCGCTCGGCTTCTGGGGCGCGATCGTCATGGCCGCGTTTGCCGTGGCGTTGATCGGCGTGATCGTCGAGATGGTGCTGCTCCGCCGCATCTATCACGCGCCCGAGCTGTTCCAGCTGCTTGCGACCTTCGGCCTGACCTTGATGGTCGAGGACCTCGTCGTGCTGATCTGGGGCCCCGACGATCTCGTCGGCCGTCGCGCGCCGGGCTTCAAGGGCGCCATCGATTTCTTCGGCCAGAACATTCCGAGCTACGATCTGTTCCTGATCGTGCTCGGACCGGTCGTGCTCGGCATCCTCTGGCTGCTGTTCCAGCGCACGCGCTGGGGCGTGCTTGTACGCGCGGCGACGCAGGACCGCGACATGGTCGCAGCGCTCGGCGTCAACCAGAAATGGCTGTTCACATCCGTGTTTGCGGTCGGTGTCTTCCTGGCCGCACTCGGCGGCGCACTCCAGATTCCGCGCGATGCCGTGCACCACGCCATGGATCTGCGCATCATCGTGGAGGTCTTCGTCGTCGTCGTGATCGGCGGCCTCGGCAGCATCGTCGGCGCCTTCGTCGCGGCGGTGCTGGTCTCCGAGCTCAACGCCTTCGGCATCCTGATCTTCCCGAAGATTTCCATCATCCTGGTCTTCCTGGTGATGGCGGTGGTGTTGATTGTCCGGCCCTGGGGCCTGTTCGGCAAGCCGGAGGCGGCCGCGCGCAAGACGCCGGGTCTCTCCGTCAATCCCTGGCGGCCGCTGACGTCGAACGAGCGGCTGGCGGCGCTAGCGGCGCTCGTCATCGCGGCGACACTGCCGCTGTTCGCCGGCAACTACGTTCTCACGGTCGGTTCGGAGATCGCGATCTTCGTGATCTTCGCCGTCAGCCTGCATTTCCTGATGTCCGTCGGCGGGCTCGCGTCCTTCGGGCATGCCGCCTATTTCGGTCTCGGCGCCTACGGTGTCGCCTTCCTCGCCAAGATGGCGGGGCTGCCGATGATCGTGTGCCTGCTGCTCGGGCCGCTGCTGGGCTGCATGGGCGCCGCCGTGTTCGGCTTCTTCGCGGTGCAGCTCTCCGGCGTCTATTTCGCGATGCTGACGCTCGCCTTTGCGCAGATCGTCTGGTCGATCGCGTTCCAGTGGGTGAGCGTGACAGGCGGCGACAACGGCATACTCGGCGTCTGGCCTTCAAGCTGGGCGGCGAGCCCGTCGCATTTCTACTGGCTGGCGCTCGGCGTTGCGGCGCTCGTCACGATCGCGCTGCGGGCCATGGTGTTCTCGCCGTTCGGCTATGCACTCAGGGCCACGCGCGATTCGCTTCTGCGCAGCGAGGCGGTCGGCATCAATGCCAAGCGCATCCAGTGGACCGCCTTCGTGATCGCAGGCACGACGGCCGGTATCGGCGGCGCGCTGTTCGCCTACCTCAAGGGCAGCGTCTTCCCCGACAATCTCGGCATCTCGCTCTCGGTCGATGCGCTGGTGATGGTGCTGCTCGGCGGCGTCGAGACGGTGTCGGGCGCGGTGATCGGCGCCATCGTCTACAAGGCCTTGAACATCTGGCTGGTCAGCCAGACCGACCTGTCGAAGCTCGTGCTCGGCGGCTTCATCGTTCTGATCGTGGTCGTTTTCCCCAAGGGCATCGTCGGCACGCTGGAGATGCTGGCGCAGCGCCGCAGGAAGGCATCACCGCCGGGATCCTCCTTGCTTGCCAAGCCGATCGAGTCAGCCGAATGA
- a CDS encoding ABC transporter ATP-binding protein, with protein MSVAPPLLAVEGLTKSYGGIHAVRGVSFSLRAGEILALIGPNGAGKSTCFDMLNGQNKPDYGHVRLLGEETTGKKPREIWRLGVGRTFQITATFATMTVRENVQVALISHGKQLFNLFGSAPKFDRGEAGRLLELVGMGGYADRPCGELAYGDLKRLELAVALANQPRLLLMDEPTAGMAPRERVDLMRLTAQIAREKSIGVLFTEHDMDVVFEHADRIIVLNRGTLIAEGSPAEVRGNPQVQAVYLGEGLVYDSRHREGASP; from the coding sequence ATGAGCGTCGCACCCCCACTTCTCGCGGTCGAAGGCCTGACCAAATCCTATGGCGGCATCCATGCCGTGCGCGGCGTCTCGTTCTCGCTACGCGCCGGCGAAATTCTGGCGCTGATCGGTCCGAACGGCGCGGGCAAGAGCACCTGCTTCGACATGCTCAATGGCCAGAACAAGCCCGACTACGGTCATGTTCGCCTGCTGGGCGAAGAGACCACTGGCAAGAAGCCGCGCGAGATCTGGCGGCTCGGCGTCGGGCGCACCTTCCAGATCACCGCGACCTTCGCCACCATGACCGTGCGCGAGAACGTGCAGGTCGCGCTGATCTCGCACGGGAAGCAGCTGTTCAATCTCTTCGGCTCGGCGCCGAAGTTCGACCGCGGCGAGGCCGGCCGGCTGCTCGAGCTGGTCGGCATGGGCGGCTATGCGGATCGTCCCTGCGGCGAGCTTGCCTATGGCGACCTCAAGCGGCTCGAGCTTGCGGTTGCGCTCGCCAACCAGCCAAGGCTGCTGCTGATGGACGAGCCGACCGCCGGCATGGCACCGCGCGAGCGCGTCGATCTGATGCGGCTGACGGCGCAGATCGCGCGCGAAAAATCGATCGGCGTGCTCTTCACCGAGCACGACATGGACGTGGTGTTCGAGCATGCCGACCGTATCATCGTGCTGAATCGAGGGACATTGATCGCCGAGGGCTCGCCCGCCGAGGTGCGCGGCAACCCGCAGGTGCAGGCGGTCTATCTTGGCGAGGGCCTCGTCTACGATTCCCGCCACCGCGAGGGAGCCTCGCCATGA
- a CDS encoding ABC transporter ATP-binding protein, translated as MKLTVEGLNSHYGPAHILFDIGFEVGEGEVVALLGRNGAGKSTTFRSIVGLVAQRTGRITFEGKDVSVRPTHEIVREGLGYVPEERRIFTDLTVEENLEVGRQPKRPNAPYWTRDKLFALFPNLGEMKNRPGGRMSGGEQQMLTIARTLMGNPSLVLLDEPSEGLSPKIVEQMVDAILTMKQEGVSIVVSEQNLHFARLISDRAYIIERGRICFGGTMAELDARPDIRDAHLSL; from the coding sequence ATGAAGTTGACCGTCGAGGGGCTCAACAGCCATTACGGCCCGGCGCATATCCTGTTCGACATCGGTTTCGAGGTCGGCGAGGGCGAGGTGGTGGCGCTGCTCGGGCGCAACGGCGCGGGCAAGTCGACGACGTTCCGCTCGATCGTCGGCTTGGTCGCGCAGCGAACCGGCCGCATCACGTTCGAGGGCAAGGACGTCTCGGTGCGCCCGACGCACGAGATCGTGCGCGAAGGCCTCGGCTATGTGCCGGAGGAGCGCCGCATCTTCACCGATCTGACGGTGGAAGAGAATCTCGAAGTCGGCCGCCAGCCGAAGCGTCCGAACGCGCCATACTGGACGCGCGACAAGCTGTTTGCGCTGTTTCCAAACCTGGGCGAGATGAAAAATCGTCCGGGCGGCCGCATGAGCGGCGGCGAGCAGCAGATGCTGACGATCGCCCGCACGCTGATGGGCAATCCGTCGCTGGTTTTGCTCGATGAACCGTCGGAAGGCCTGTCGCCAAAAATCGTGGAGCAGATGGTCGATGCCATCCTGACCATGAAGCAGGAAGGCGTCAGCATCGTCGTCTCCGAGCAGAATTTGCACTTTGCGCGGCTGATCTCCGATCGCGCCTATATCATCGAGCGCGGCCGCATCTGCTTCGGCGGAACCATGGCCGAGCTCGACGCGCGTCCGGACATCCGCGACGCGCATCTGTCGTTGTGA
- a CDS encoding MarR family winged helix-turn-helix transcriptional regulator, whose product MARSVAAKKSVKLAKSSYKPSYVLDEQVGFILRQVWQRHSSIFSRDIGTNLTPTQWAALSKLAETGPCSQNQLGRLTAMDVATIKGVIDRLTARGLTETSQDPEDGRRLLVSLTRAGQQLAEKVAPNALAITRETLAPLEPREREMLMALLNKLR is encoded by the coding sequence ATGGCGAGAAGCGTCGCGGCCAAGAAAAGCGTCAAGCTGGCGAAATCGTCTTACAAGCCGTCCTACGTGCTCGATGAGCAGGTCGGCTTTATCCTGCGCCAGGTCTGGCAACGCCACAGCTCGATTTTCTCGCGCGATATCGGCACCAACCTGACGCCGACCCAATGGGCGGCATTGTCGAAGCTCGCAGAGACCGGGCCGTGCTCGCAGAACCAGCTCGGGCGACTGACGGCGATGGATGTCGCGACCATCAAGGGCGTCATCGACCGCCTGACTGCGCGCGGGTTGACCGAGACCAGCCAGGATCCCGAGGACGGGCGGCGGCTGCTGGTGAGCCTCACGCGCGCTGGTCAGCAGCTTGCGGAAAAGGTCGCGCCGAATGCGCTCGCAATCACCCGCGAGACGCTGGCGCCGCTCGAGCCCCGGGAGCGCGAGATGCTGATGGCGCTGTTGAACAAGCTGCGGTGA
- a CDS encoding amidohydrolase family protein, which produces MAHDAPQATGPSKLVIRNIGLILSGALEKPILDGDTIVAENGKITGIGRFKDLNTEAATTIVEANGTTVAPGLIDSHVHPVAGDWTPRQNQIGWIDSNLHGGVTTMISAGEVHMPGRPRDVVGLKAMAIFAQRAFWNLRPGGVKVHAGAPVIECEMVEEDFKELAAAGVKLLGEVGLGGVKDGPTARKMVGWARKYGIQSTIHTGGPSIPGSGLIDKDVVLEADTDVVGHINGGHTALPDDQIRCICEGCKRGLEIVHNGNERSALFTLRIAREMNDLHRVILGTDAPAGSGVQPLGILRMVSMLSSLGELPAELAFCLATGNTARMRQLDCGLIEVGRSADFVIMDKAQHSPGKTILESVQLGDLPGIGMTIIDGIVRTQRSRNTPPAGRVPEVVAK; this is translated from the coding sequence ATGGCGCATGACGCCCCCCAGGCCACCGGACCCTCGAAGCTGGTGATCCGGAATATCGGCCTGATCCTGTCCGGCGCTCTGGAAAAGCCGATCCTGGACGGCGACACCATCGTCGCCGAGAACGGCAAGATCACCGGCATCGGCCGCTTCAAGGACCTCAACACCGAAGCCGCGACCACCATCGTCGAGGCCAACGGCACCACGGTCGCACCGGGCCTGATCGACAGCCATGTCCACCCCGTTGCGGGCGACTGGACGCCGCGGCAGAACCAGATCGGCTGGATCGACAGCAATCTGCATGGCGGCGTCACCACCATGATCTCCGCCGGCGAAGTTCACATGCCCGGCCGCCCGCGCGACGTCGTCGGGCTGAAGGCGATGGCGATCTTCGCCCAGCGCGCCTTCTGGAATCTGCGCCCGGGCGGCGTGAAGGTTCACGCCGGCGCGCCGGTGATCGAATGCGAGATGGTCGAGGAGGACTTCAAGGAATTGGCCGCGGCCGGCGTCAAGCTGCTCGGCGAGGTCGGCCTCGGTGGCGTCAAGGACGGCCCGACGGCACGCAAGATGGTCGGCTGGGCGCGCAAATACGGCATCCAGAGCACGATCCACACCGGCGGCCCCTCGATCCCCGGCTCCGGCCTGATCGACAAGGACGTGGTGCTGGAGGCCGACACCGACGTGGTCGGCCACATCAACGGCGGCCATACCGCGCTGCCCGACGACCAGATCCGCTGCATTTGCGAGGGCTGCAAGCGCGGCCTCGAGATCGTGCACAACGGCAATGAGCGCTCGGCCTTGTTCACGCTGCGCATTGCGCGCGAGATGAACGACCTGCACCGTGTCATCCTCGGCACCGACGCGCCCGCCGGCTCCGGCGTGCAGCCGCTCGGCATCCTGCGCATGGTCTCGATGCTATCCTCGCTCGGCGAGTTGCCGGCCGAGCTCGCGTTCTGCCTTGCCACCGGCAACACTGCGCGGATGCGGCAGCTCGACTGCGGCCTGATCGAGGTCGGCCGCTCCGCCGATTTCGTCATCATGGACAAGGCGCAGCACTCGCCCGGTAAGACCATCCTGGAGAGCGTCCAGCTCGGCGACCTCCCCGGGATCGGCATGACCATCATCGACGGCATCGTGCGCACCCAGCGCAGCCGCAACACCCCGCCGGCCGGCAGGGTGCCGGAAGTGGTGGCGAAGTGA
- a CDS encoding ferredoxin--NADP reductase — protein sequence MSNFNQESVLSVHHWTDTLFSFKTTRSPTFRFRNGEFTMIGLKVGEKPLLRAYSVASANYEETLEFFSIKVPDGPLTSRLQHLKEGDEIIVSRKATGTLVIDNLEEGRNLYLIGTGTGLAPFLSVIKDPETYERFEKVVLLHGCRHVKELAYGEMITETLPKDELIGEYISNQLIYYPTVTRDPFRNRGRITDLITSGKLFADIGLPMLEAAHDRVMICGSPALVADTRVLLGERGFIEGNHGEPAQFVVEKAFAER from the coding sequence ATGAGCAATTTCAATCAGGAAAGCGTTTTGAGCGTCCACCACTGGACCGACACGCTGTTCTCTTTCAAGACCACCCGCAGCCCGACCTTCCGCTTCCGCAACGGCGAGTTCACCATGATCGGGCTCAAGGTCGGCGAGAAGCCGCTGCTGCGTGCCTACAGCGTCGCCAGCGCCAATTACGAGGAGACGCTGGAGTTCTTCTCGATCAAGGTGCCTGACGGTCCGCTGACCTCGCGCCTCCAGCACCTCAAGGAAGGCGACGAGATCATCGTCAGCCGCAAGGCCACCGGCACGCTGGTGATCGACAATCTGGAGGAGGGGCGCAACCTCTACCTCATCGGCACCGGCACCGGTCTCGCGCCGTTCCTGAGCGTGATCAAGGACCCCGAGACCTACGAGCGGTTCGAGAAGGTCGTGCTGCTGCATGGCTGCCGGCACGTGAAGGAGCTCGCCTATGGCGAGATGATCACCGAGACGCTGCCGAAGGACGAGCTGATCGGCGAGTACATCAGCAACCAGCTGATCTACTATCCGACCGTGACGCGCGATCCCTTCCGCAACCGCGGCCGCATCACCGACCTCATCACCTCGGGCAAGCTGTTCGCCGATATCGGCCTGCCGATGCTGGAAGCCGCCCATGACCGCGTCATGATCTGCGGCAGCCCCGCGCTGGTCGCGGACACCCGCGTGCTCCTTGGCGAGCGGGGCTTCATCGAGGGCAATCATGGCGAGCCGGCCCAATTCGTGGTCGAAAAGGCCTTTGCCGAGCGGTAG
- a CDS encoding cytochrome P450, with translation MTSRLDFTSEAFFRDPPKAIAALRAQGPVVATRFPLVGDVWITTTHDATAQVLKDGATFTLRKEDGDVAGLRWWMPKLITTIANNMLTMDEPDHTRLRSIVDEAFRRRAIVAMEPRIRALADDLAEKLFVSGSPADLVERYARILPLSVISELLGLPMADRPRFIAWANAMSSLTNVFSVIRLLFALRKMRRYLEGQLQIAREQGGEGLIAELVQVEREGGQITPDEMVAMVFLLLAAGSETTTHLISGSVYELLKNPGLRDWLEEDWSRASLAVEEFLRFVSPVQFSKPRYVRRDVELDGVRLKKGDRVMVMLAAANMDPAVHDQPGKLDLERKPNRHMSFGTGIHFCLGHQLARIEATCALQALLTRWPRLGLAVDASEIHWRKRPGIRMIAKLPVIADAGERRQSGETEQLLAS, from the coding sequence ATGACATCGCGCCTCGATTTCACCAGCGAGGCCTTCTTTCGCGATCCGCCCAAGGCCATCGCCGCGCTCCGCGCGCAAGGCCCGGTGGTCGCGACGCGTTTTCCGCTGGTCGGCGACGTCTGGATCACGACGACGCATGATGCCACGGCGCAGGTCCTGAAGGACGGCGCGACCTTCACGCTGCGCAAGGAGGATGGCGACGTCGCGGGTCTGCGCTGGTGGATGCCAAAGCTCATCACCACCATCGCCAACAACATGCTGACGATGGACGAGCCGGATCACACGCGGTTGCGCAGCATCGTGGACGAAGCCTTCCGCCGCCGCGCCATTGTTGCGATGGAGCCGCGCATCCGCGCGCTTGCCGATGATCTCGCCGAAAAACTATTCGTGAGCGGAAGCCCGGCCGATCTCGTCGAGCGCTATGCGCGCATCCTGCCGCTGTCGGTCATCTCGGAGCTTCTCGGTCTGCCCATGGCCGATCGCCCGAGATTCATCGCCTGGGCCAATGCGATGTCCTCGCTGACGAATGTCTTCAGCGTCATTCGCCTGCTGTTCGCGCTTCGCAAGATGCGGCGCTATCTGGAAGGCCAGTTGCAGATCGCACGCGAGCAGGGCGGCGAGGGCCTGATCGCCGAGCTGGTCCAGGTCGAGCGCGAGGGCGGGCAGATCACGCCGGACGAGATGGTGGCGATGGTGTTCCTGTTGCTGGCGGCGGGTTCGGAGACGACGACGCATCTGATCAGCGGCTCGGTCTACGAACTGCTGAAAAATCCCGGCTTGCGTGACTGGCTGGAAGAGGACTGGAGCCGCGCCTCGCTCGCGGTGGAGGAATTCCTGCGTTTCGTCTCGCCGGTGCAGTTTTCAAAACCGCGCTATGTGCGGCGGGATGTCGAGCTGGACGGCGTGCGGCTGAAGAAGGGCGATCGTGTCATGGTCATGCTCGCGGCGGCGAACATGGATCCGGCGGTGCATGATCAGCCCGGGAAGCTTGATCTCGAGCGCAAGCCCAACCGCCATATGTCCTTCGGCACGGGAATTCATTTCTGCCTCGGACATCAGCTCGCGCGGATCGAGGCGACTTGCGCGCTTCAGGCGCTGCTCACGCGCTGGCCGAGGCTTGGTCTTGCGGTCGATGCTTCGGAGATTCACTGGCGCAAGCGGCCGGGGATTCGCATGATCGCGAAACTGCCCGTGATTGCCGATGCCGGTGAGAGACGGCAGTCAGGCGAGACGGAGCAGTTGCTCGCAAGTTGA
- a CDS encoding DUF763 domain-containing protein, with protein MTRRTGSADLPLHTGRVPPWLASRMASLGAIVTQAIVHHYGRDAFMQRLSHPFWFQSFGAVMGMDWHSSGITTSVIGALKRGLGPLQDELGVYVCGGRGQHSRKTPDELLRLGDRVGFDGAKLTRASRLVAKVDSAAVQDGFDLYLHGFFVTADGKWTVVQQGMNGDKRQARRYHWHSEALKSFVDTPHSAIDGPQQGEIVNLTDHRADVSRTAQLELLSDLGPDRILTEFERLIAPAPEPAQAMLPHLIMPAHHDVRPKDVFARRLHGTLAAAAERGPVDFPELLLTPGVGARTVRSLAMVAEVVHGAPYRFNDPARFSLAHGGKDRHPYPVPIKVYDETIRVLKGAIQNAKLGREEEMQAIKRLDDQARRLERTARGPSVEAYIAGERAASPDLDGRSVFGWERDVVASRKATGS; from the coding sequence ATGACTCGACGTACCGGCAGCGCTGATCTTCCTCTCCACACCGGACGGGTGCCGCCGTGGCTTGCGAGCCGCATGGCCTCGCTGGGCGCGATCGTCACGCAAGCGATCGTGCATCACTATGGGCGCGATGCGTTCATGCAGCGGCTGTCGCACCCGTTCTGGTTCCAGTCGTTCGGCGCCGTGATGGGGATGGACTGGCACTCCTCGGGGATCACGACCTCCGTGATCGGCGCGCTGAAGCGTGGGCTGGGCCCGCTGCAGGACGAGCTCGGCGTCTATGTCTGCGGCGGACGCGGACAGCATTCGCGCAAGACGCCGGACGAGCTGTTGCGGCTCGGCGACCGCGTCGGCTTCGACGGCGCAAAGCTCACCCGCGCCAGCCGCCTCGTGGCAAAGGTCGACAGCGCCGCGGTCCAGGACGGGTTTGACCTTTACTTGCACGGCTTCTTCGTCACGGCCGACGGCAAGTGGACGGTGGTGCAGCAGGGCATGAACGGCGACAAGCGGCAGGCCCGCCGCTATCACTGGCATTCGGAGGCGCTGAAGAGTTTTGTCGATACGCCGCACAGCGCGATCGACGGGCCGCAGCAGGGCGAGATCGTCAATCTCACCGACCATCGCGCCGATGTCTCGCGCACCGCGCAGCTCGAGCTGCTCTCCGATCTCGGCCCCGATCGCATCCTCACCGAATTCGAGCGGCTCATCGCCCCCGCGCCCGAGCCGGCGCAGGCCATGCTGCCGCACCTGATCATGCCCGCGCATCACGACGTCCGCCCCAAGGACGTGTTCGCACGCCGCCTGCACGGCACGCTGGCTGCCGCAGCCGAGCGCGGCCCGGTCGACTTCCCGGAGCTGCTGCTGACGCCAGGTGTCGGCGCCCGTACCGTGCGCTCGCTGGCGATGGTCGCCGAGGTCGTGCATGGCGCGCCCTATCGCTTCAACGACCCCGCGCGCTTCTCGCTCGCCCATGGCGGCAAGGACCGGCATCCCTACCCCGTCCCAATCAAGGTCTACGACGAGACCATCCGCGTTCTCAAGGGCGCGATTCAGAACGCAAAACTGGGACGCGAGGAAGAGATGCAGGCGATCAAGCGCCTCGACGACCAGGCGCGGCGCCTGGAGCGCACCGCGCGCGGGCCCTCGGTCGAGGCCTACATCGCCGGCGAGCGTGCCGCCTCACCCGATCTCGATGGCCGCTCCGTGTTCGGCTGGGAGCGCGATGTCGTCGCGTCGAGGAAGGCGACGGGCTCCTGA
- a CDS encoding mechanosensitive ion channel family protein codes for MNWQAVMADIETMFGWIPSWVIGLGLVAGAILIALSLYRLAVWLLNRAFGTRLPLLSVFIERTSGPAQLAVCLAAVALILPLAPLDNAFRNPLTSLFVVAFIALIGWISIRIVDMSAARYLQNFRDVTENFVARKHVTQVRVFKRVTDIIIVIITVSTALMTFDSVRQYGVSLFASAGAAGIIVGLAARPLLSNLIAGVQIAITQPIRIEDAVIIENEWGWVEDIAATYVVIRLWDWRRMVVPLSYFIEKPFQNWTRDTASLIGVIALHVDYRADVPRIRRWLEGAVKDSKLWDGAVVNLQVIDADSRTIELRALVSARNAPQSWDLRCEMREKLIAFIRDEMPEALPRERAILIPQGGGDDTEFLHRSTAPEKMRASARN; via the coding sequence ATGAATTGGCAGGCCGTCATGGCCGACATCGAGACGATGTTCGGGTGGATACCGTCATGGGTCATCGGTCTCGGCCTCGTCGCCGGGGCGATCCTGATTGCGTTGTCGCTCTATCGGCTCGCGGTCTGGCTGCTCAACCGCGCCTTCGGAACCCGGCTTCCACTTCTGAGCGTGTTCATCGAGCGCACATCCGGCCCGGCCCAGCTGGCGGTGTGTCTCGCCGCTGTCGCGCTGATCCTGCCGCTCGCTCCGCTGGACAATGCGTTTCGCAATCCCCTGACAAGCCTGTTCGTCGTGGCCTTCATCGCGCTGATCGGCTGGATCTCGATCCGGATCGTCGACATGAGCGCCGCGCGCTATCTGCAGAACTTTCGTGATGTCACGGAAAACTTCGTCGCGCGAAAACACGTCACGCAGGTGCGCGTGTTCAAGCGCGTCACCGACATCATCATCGTCATCATCACGGTGTCGACCGCGCTGATGACGTTCGACTCGGTCAGGCAATACGGCGTCAGCCTGTTCGCCTCAGCCGGAGCCGCCGGTATCATCGTCGGTCTCGCCGCGCGGCCGCTGCTCAGCAATCTGATTGCCGGCGTGCAGATCGCGATCACGCAGCCGATCCGCATCGAGGATGCCGTCATCATCGAGAACGAGTGGGGCTGGGTCGAGGACATCGCCGCGACCTATGTCGTGATCCGGCTCTGGGACTGGCGGCGCATGGTGGTGCCGCTGTCCTACTTCATCGAAAAGCCGTTCCAGAACTGGACGCGCGACACCGCGTCGCTGATCGGCGTGATCGCGCTCCATGTCGATTATCGCGCCGATGTACCGCGCATCCGGCGCTGGCTGGAGGGGGCGGTGAAGGACTCCAAGCTGTGGGACGGCGCGGTGGTCAATCTCCAGGTGATCGACGCGGATTCGCGCACCATCGAGCTGCGTGCGTTGGTCAGCGCGCGGAATGCGCCGCAATCATGGGACCTGCGCTGCGAGATGCGGGAGAAGCTGATCGCCTTCATCCGCGACGAGATGCCGGAAGCCCTGCCGCGCGAGCGCGCGATCCTGATCCCGCAGGGCGGCGGCGACGACACCGAATTCCTGCACCGATCCACCGCGCCCGAGAAGATGAGGGCGAGCGCGCGCAATTGA
- a CDS encoding ABC transporter substrate-binding protein: MSTSSGRLTRTALLAAAIISLLGAPARADGEAKLLAPSGTLRVGIYPGSPTSMVTDAAGKPHGLAYDLGGELAKRLGVGIDYVRFQRVADIVTAIHDGQVDFTVTNATPARANDVSFSQPVLAIELGFLVPANSPIGKVEDIDKAGIRIGVTKGSTSERTLPAKFRNATIVPAESVKVVIAMFGRGEIDLYATNKPTLFEMSDQMPGAKILDGNWGAEHMAIAIPKGREDALPLLNRFVTEEQSSGALDTIQQQAGLRGATKATRE; this comes from the coding sequence ATGAGCACATCATCCGGACGCCTTACGCGCACCGCCCTGCTCGCGGCCGCGATCATCAGCCTGCTCGGTGCGCCTGCGCGTGCCGACGGCGAAGCAAAACTGCTGGCGCCGAGCGGCACGTTGCGCGTCGGCATCTATCCGGGCAGTCCGACCTCGATGGTGACAGATGCGGCCGGCAAGCCGCACGGCCTCGCCTATGATCTCGGCGGCGAACTCGCAAAACGGCTCGGCGTCGGCATTGACTATGTCCGGTTTCAGCGCGTCGCCGACATCGTCACCGCGATCCATGACGGCCAGGTCGATTTCACCGTGACCAACGCCACGCCGGCCCGCGCCAATGATGTGAGCTTCAGCCAGCCGGTGCTGGCGATCGAGCTCGGCTTCCTGGTGCCGGCGAACTCGCCGATCGGCAAGGTCGAGGATATCGACAAGGCGGGCATCAGGATCGGCGTCACCAAGGGCTCGACCTCCGAGCGCACGCTGCCGGCAAAATTCAGGAATGCGACCATCGTTCCCGCCGAAAGCGTCAAGGTCGTCATTGCGATGTTCGGCCGCGGCGAGATCGATCTCTACGCGACCAACAAGCCGACGCTGTTCGAGATGTCCGACCAGATGCCGGGCGCGAAGATCCTCGACGGCAATTGGGGCGCCGAGCACATGGCCATCGCGATCCCCAAGGGCCGCGAGGACGCCCTTCCCCTGCTCAACCGGTTCGTCACCGAGGAGCAGTCCTCCGGCGCGCTGGACACGATCCAGCAGCAGGCGGGCCTTCGCGGCGCGACCAAGGCGACGCGGGAATAG